From the genome of Ectobacillus sp. JY-23, one region includes:
- a CDS encoding BsuPI-related putative proteinase inhibitor yields the protein MYTFEVEARPQGSQLEVRLILTNTSENRLIMTFPSSQQFEVIISAKERQVYKYSADKMFSQALTKVELEPGETKVWKAVWKYDIPGAKEKSYKVLAELQPIEVNDESVKSGIFQKVLLVGGAKQEQ from the coding sequence ATGTACACATTTGAGGTAGAAGCTAGGCCGCAAGGTAGTCAACTAGAAGTGCGCTTAATATTAACAAACACAAGTGAAAATCGATTAATTATGACATTTCCTTCTTCGCAACAATTTGAAGTAATCATTTCGGCAAAAGAGCGACAGGTCTATAAATATTCTGCCGATAAAATGTTTTCACAGGCACTTACAAAAGTAGAGTTAGAACCGGGAGAAACAAAGGTTTGGAAAGCTGTTTGGAAATACGATATACCTGGTGCTAAAGAGAAAAGTTATAAGGTGTTGGCAGAACTACAACCGATTGAGGTTAACGATGAAAGCGTCAAGTCAGGGATATTTCAAAAAGTGCTATTGGTTGGGGGAGCTAAACAGGAACAATAA
- a CDS encoding TetR/AcrR family transcriptional regulator translates to MTAIRIKEAALMRFSRYGYEGTSLSDIAADVGIKKPSIYAHFKGKDELYMACLDGALEQEISFLQEELRAASSISALHSLLETYSKRYDENTEALFWLRSSFFSPDHLRETIINKANYFINLTQSFVRPLFEAATMSVSVDDATRAFLCLFDGLMVELLYAGTANFQNRLHSSWLLFERGLGLQEG, encoded by the coding sequence ATGACAGCAATTCGAATTAAAGAGGCTGCTCTCATGCGCTTTTCGCGCTACGGTTATGAAGGTACTTCTCTCTCTGATATCGCTGCGGATGTAGGAATTAAAAAGCCCTCTATATACGCCCATTTTAAAGGAAAAGACGAATTATATATGGCTTGCTTAGATGGTGCCCTGGAGCAAGAAATTTCTTTTTTACAAGAGGAACTTCGTGCTGCTTCTTCCATCTCAGCATTGCACTCTTTACTGGAAACTTACAGCAAACGTTACGACGAAAACACAGAAGCGCTCTTTTGGCTACGATCATCATTTTTTTCTCCAGATCATTTACGAGAGACAATAATTAACAAAGCCAACTATTTTATTAACCTCACCCAGAGTTTTGTACGCCCTTTATTTGAAGCAGCAACTATGAGTGTATCAGTCGATGATGCCACTCGCGCATTTTTATGTTTGTTTGACGGACTGATGGTAGAGCTTCTATACGCAGGAACTGCAAATTTCCAAAATAGACTTCACTCCTCATGGTTACTGTTTGAACGAGGATTGGGGTTACAGGAGGGATAA
- a CDS encoding multidrug efflux SMR transporter, protein MEWLYVVVAGLIEVIWVLGLKYANSAMAWFGVSIAILISFWLLFKAYKTLPVGTVYAVFTGIGTAGIVIVEAVITGAFSISKIILIAILSFGVIGLKRSEGNMHEKEGA, encoded by the coding sequence ATGGAATGGTTATATGTTGTTGTTGCCGGACTCATTGAAGTCATTTGGGTATTAGGACTCAAGTACGCAAATAGTGCAATGGCTTGGTTTGGTGTTAGTATTGCCATCCTTATCAGCTTTTGGCTACTTTTTAAAGCTTATAAAACGCTGCCAGTTGGAACGGTATACGCTGTTTTCACAGGAATTGGAACAGCCGGAATTGTAATAGTAGAAGCTGTGATTACTGGTGCATTTTCTATCAGTAAAATCATCTTAATTGCCATTTTATCCTTTGGTGTTATCGGCTTAAAACGCTCTGAAGGTAATATGCATGAAAAGGAAGGTGCGTAA
- a CDS encoding multidrug efflux SMR transporter codes for MAWFMLILAGLCEVVGVILMKVASEQKSWLPKLGLVLSFSMSFLLLSKAMHHISVGSAYAVWTGIGTGGSALIGILLFKESREWKRLFYIGCILFGAVGLKITH; via the coding sequence ATGGCGTGGTTCATGTTAATTTTAGCAGGACTTTGCGAAGTAGTTGGTGTTATCTTGATGAAAGTTGCCAGCGAACAAAAGAGTTGGCTACCAAAGTTAGGACTAGTACTCAGCTTCAGTATGAGCTTTCTTCTATTATCTAAAGCAATGCATCATATATCTGTTGGATCGGCATATGCAGTTTGGACAGGTATTGGTACAGGTGGAAGTGCCTTGATTGGCATCTTATTATTTAAAGAATCGCGCGAATGGAAGCGACTGTTCTATATCGGGTGTATTTTGTTTGGAGCGGTGGGGTTAAAAATAACACATTGA